A single region of the Deltaproteobacteria bacterium genome encodes:
- a CDS encoding cobalamin-dependent protein (Presence of a B(12) (cobalamin)-binding domain implies dependence on cobalamin itself, in one of its several forms, or in some unusual lineages, dependence on a cobalamin-like analog.) — translation MSSMVDVFVLNPPVAKDFCRSARWAARSRGRVQRHPDWLLTAVAVLERAGFEVAFLDAAAMGLDRQAVIAAVEENPPGLLVLHTTTPSIDSDLGYAALLKDRLAECRTVAVGAHVTAEPVDTLVRARGALDVVVRGEYDYTLRELAELAGSSWTMPGLAQVQGISYLNDEQEVIPCPDRPFLNVNELPFPAWRHIDPRWYRDAGKRFPFITLISGRGCFGSCTFCRDVALMEGRKLRMRDPRLVVDEIEYDLSLFPYLREVMFETDTFTASSLHVSGVCEEILRRDLKITWSCNCRTDVDLKLLPLMKRAGCRMLMVGFEFGTQTALDAVKKGITLEQSVCFAEEAARLGFTLHGCFMFGAPGETRESAMETIEFAKSLPLDTVQFSGICAYPGSEIYRWARAHGYLVPDTWRQWVDENWEQVTVLDYPQLRKEEIDELIDRGLKEFYLRPKQMIRMVREMQSLADIKRKLYGLRTFWQSQMM, via the coding sequence ATGTCCAGTATGGTCGACGTATTTGTGCTCAATCCACCAGTGGCAAAAGATTTTTGCCGTTCAGCTCGCTGGGCCGCCCGCTCGAGAGGACGCGTCCAGCGCCATCCAGACTGGCTGCTGACAGCTGTAGCAGTGCTGGAGAGAGCCGGCTTTGAAGTTGCTTTCTTGGATGCTGCTGCTATGGGCCTGGATCGGCAAGCAGTGATCGCTGCTGTTGAGGAAAATCCCCCTGGTCTACTGGTACTGCACACCACAACTCCTTCCATAGACTCAGATCTCGGCTATGCTGCCCTGCTGAAAGACCGCCTTGCAGAATGCCGAACGGTGGCGGTTGGGGCTCATGTGACCGCCGAACCAGTGGACACACTCGTGAGGGCTCGAGGAGCGCTGGATGTTGTGGTGAGGGGAGAATATGATTACACTTTGAGAGAACTGGCGGAATTGGCTGGTTCTTCTTGGACGATGCCTGGACTGGCTCAAGTGCAAGGAATTTCTTATCTCAACGACGAACAAGAGGTAATACCCTGCCCGGACAGACCGTTTTTGAACGTAAATGAACTCCCCTTCCCTGCCTGGCGTCATATTGATCCTCGCTGGTACCGTGATGCTGGCAAACGGTTCCCATTCATTACCTTGATTTCAGGAAGAGGCTGCTTTGGCTCATGCACATTCTGTAGAGATGTTGCCCTCATGGAAGGCAGAAAACTTAGAATGCGGGATCCGCGACTGGTGGTCGACGAAATCGAGTATGATCTATCTCTATTTCCATACTTGCGAGAAGTAATGTTCGAGACCGACACCTTTACTGCCTCGTCTTTACACGTCAGTGGTGTCTGTGAGGAGATTCTCAGAAGAGATCTAAAAATTACCTGGTCGTGTAACTGCCGCACGGATGTAGACCTCAAATTGCTGCCGCTCATGAAAAGAGCAGGATGCCGGATGCTTATGGTGGGATTTGAATTTGGTACGCAGACGGCCCTGGATGCAGTAAAAAAGGGCATAACTCTCGAGCAGTCAGTTTGCTTTGCAGAGGAAGCCGCCAGACTCGGATTTACTTTGCACGGCTGTTTCATGTTTGGAGCTCCCGGTGAAACTAGAGAGTCGGCCATGGAGACTATAGAATTCGCCAAGTCTCTACCCCTTGATACTGTTCAGTTCTCTGGTATCTGTGCCTACCCGGGTTCAGAGATTTACAGATGGGCCAGGGCGCACGGCTACCTGGTACCTGACACCTGGAGACAGTGGGTAGATGAGAACTGGGAGCAGGTCACGGTGCTCGACTATCCTCAACTGAGAAAAGAAGAAATCGACGAGTTGATTGACAGGGGGCTGAAGGAGTTTTATTTGAGGCCAAAACAGATGATCCGCATGGTGAGAGAGATGCAATCCCTGGCTGATATAAAAAGGAAGCTGTACGGTCTGCGGACGTTTTGGCAGAGTCAAATGATGTAG
- a CDS encoding ABC transporter permease — protein sequence MQQHENDQLIEIIYSADSYLRRPAQLVRSMVRDFLAARELAWRLFVRNVNAMYRQTILGYIWAFLPPLFTALVFVFLNSQRILNVGETRLPYPAYALIGTVLWQTFTDALNSPLRMINQSKSFIIKINFPREALILAGLAEVFFNFTIRLVLLLLVFCWYRLPISPSILFVPLGVISLVALGLFFGIFLVPLGVLYQDIEKALPLFTSIWLLLTPVVYPPPVSWPASLISIINPVSPLLVNTREMLTNGSCTNMSGFYLVVGLTFLFLLVGWVLYRLALPHLIERLGA from the coding sequence ATGCAACAGCACGAGAATGATCAGTTGATTGAAATAATCTACAGCGCCGATTCATATCTGAGACGGCCGGCACAGTTGGTACGGAGTATGGTACGCGACTTTCTGGCTGCGCGCGAACTTGCCTGGCGCCTGTTTGTGCGTAATGTCAACGCAATGTATCGCCAAACGATTCTTGGGTATATCTGGGCTTTCTTGCCACCTTTGTTCACTGCCCTTGTCTTTGTGTTCTTGAATTCTCAGAGGATTCTCAATGTGGGAGAAACGCGTCTTCCATATCCAGCATATGCCTTGATAGGTACAGTGCTTTGGCAGACATTTACTGACGCACTGAATAGTCCGCTCCGGATGATCAATCAGTCGAAGTCTTTTATCATTAAAATAAATTTTCCTCGAGAAGCTCTTATCTTAGCTGGCTTGGCAGAGGTTTTCTTCAACTTCACCATCCGTCTAGTTCTGCTGCTATTAGTTTTTTGTTGGTATCGCCTGCCAATTTCTCCAAGTATTTTATTCGTTCCTCTAGGAGTTATTTCTCTTGTGGCTTTGGGTTTATTTTTCGGAATATTCCTGGTTCCTCTGGGTGTACTTTACCAGGATATAGAAAAGGCACTGCCATTGTTCACCTCGATCTGGCTGTTACTTACGCCTGTTGTCTATCCACCGCCTGTGAGTTGGCCAGCTTCTCTGATCTCTATCATAAATCCGGTGAGTCCTCTTTTGGTCAATACCCGTGAGATGCTTACCAATGGGAGCTGTACAAATATGTCAGGTTTCTATCTGGTAGTGGGGTTGACATTCCTGTTTCTTCTAGTGGGCTGGGTTCTGTATCGGCTGGCTCTACCACATTTGATTGAACGGCTGGGCGCTTGA
- a CDS encoding ATP-binding cassette domain-containing protein — protein sequence MVRENIVDVKDLSKKFCRDLRRSLWYGLEDIAREMTGRPPAEIGLRQQEFWALKGITFQVKRGECLGLIGRNGAGKSTILKLLHGLIKPSGGRIAIHGSVGALIELGAGFNPILTGRENIYINASLLGISKKKVTKLFDQIVAFAEIDDFIDAPVQSYSSGMQVRLGFAIAAHINPDLLLVDEVLAVGDITFQRKCLQYMTSYLEKGGSIILVSHNMHLIQSICHKCLVLDHGRVRFNGLVTDAISTYYNIHFLLENNNSAISPNKIADKQSIVIEKVDMIPADGGQVKTGQDVYLTLHYQSAADLGEITWGFSIWTADQRTRIATCTAKHAQKSYKLFKGKGQLRCKLRSLPLVAGSYVVKAGIYDTKTSWPIARKGWDDIPGYFEVKPSGSEVDNRRMIDGDIVIMNVEWITQNGSF from the coding sequence ATGGTTCGTGAAAACATAGTCGACGTCAAGGATTTATCCAAGAAATTCTGCCGCGATCTCAGAAGATCATTGTGGTATGGGCTTGAGGATATTGCCCGGGAAATGACAGGCCGTCCGCCGGCTGAAATTGGTTTGCGCCAGCAAGAGTTTTGGGCCCTCAAAGGCATAACTTTTCAGGTAAAGCGAGGCGAATGTCTCGGGTTGATCGGCCGCAACGGTGCCGGAAAGAGTACAATTTTGAAATTACTCCATGGTCTGATCAAACCCAGTGGAGGACGCATTGCGATCCATGGAAGTGTTGGTGCATTGATCGAATTAGGCGCGGGTTTCAATCCAATTCTAACAGGCAGAGAAAATATTTACATTAATGCATCTCTGTTGGGTATTTCCAAGAAAAAAGTAACAAAACTTTTTGATCAAATAGTTGCCTTTGCAGAAATTGACGACTTCATTGATGCACCTGTCCAAAGTTATAGTTCTGGAATGCAAGTACGGCTCGGATTTGCCATCGCCGCACATATTAATCCTGACTTGCTACTCGTTGATGAGGTGCTAGCTGTAGGAGATATAACTTTCCAACGGAAATGTTTACAATATATGACAAGTTACTTAGAGAAAGGAGGCTCAATTATTTTAGTCTCACATAATATGCACTTGATTCAATCCATTTGTCATAAATGTTTAGTGCTAGATCATGGAAGAGTTAGATTCAACGGCTTAGTAACTGATGCAATATCTACTTATTATAATATACACTTCTTGTTAGAAAATAATAATTCTGCTATCTCACCAAATAAAATTGCTGACAAACAGTCTATTGTTATTGAAAAAGTGGATATGATTCCTGCTGATGGTGGGCAAGTCAAGACAGGTCAAGACGTTTATCTGACGTTACACTACCAATCGGCTGCAGACCTTGGCGAGATTACCTGGGGATTTTCAATCTGGACCGCCGATCAACGGACTCGCATTGCAACGTGCACTGCCAAACATGCGCAGAAAAGTTACAAGCTTTTCAAGGGAAAAGGACAATTGCGCTGCAAACTACGCTCCCTTCCTCTAGTGGCTGGCTCCTATGTGGTCAAGGCAGGGATATATGATACGAAGACGTCTTGGCCCATTGCTAGAAAAGGATGGGACGACATACCCGGATATTTTGAAGTAAAACCATCGGGAAGTGAAGTTGATAATCGCAGAATGATAGATGGGGACATTGTGATAATGAATGTTGAATGGATCACGCAAAATGGATCTTTTTAA
- a CDS encoding glycosyltransferase family 2 protein, with translation MSEIAILIRTYNEETFLPYTLEALLAQTEKAFDVILVDSGSTDSTLAIAGTYEDIKIIEIPKQEFTYGRALNIGIAAVVDRAKYIAMLSAHAIPCNENWLSELLVPVREHSRVVAVYGKQIPFPGHLNNPIVRALACEAYPKCYGDKPFRTSESYFFSNVNSLITIDSWLKNKFDESLVACEDWQWAKMAVDCGGVIAYQPGAAVYHSHLDSYASYFTRLRREAMGARKIDPISHPPLRRQECWHLVKYAFLDYLRRSKQRRSLVDIHWDIFRYKVVATLATYKGRKDARV, from the coding sequence ATGTCAGAAATTGCTATTTTAATTCGTACCTATAATGAAGAGACATTTTTGCCATATACACTTGAAGCGCTTCTGGCACAAACTGAAAAGGCCTTCGATGTCATATTGGTAGACTCTGGGTCTACCGATAGCACACTGGCAATCGCCGGCACCTATGAAGATATAAAGATTATTGAAATTCCAAAACAAGAATTTACCTATGGCAGAGCCTTGAATATTGGCATAGCAGCGGTGGTCGACCGGGCAAAGTATATTGCTATGCTAAGTGCTCATGCAATTCCATGTAACGAGAATTGGTTGAGCGAACTGTTGGTTCCTGTGCGGGAACATTCCCGAGTGGTGGCAGTGTACGGCAAGCAAATTCCTTTTCCAGGGCACCTGAACAATCCAATTGTCCGTGCGCTGGCTTGTGAGGCATATCCAAAATGTTACGGAGACAAACCTTTCAGGACCAGCGAGTCGTACTTCTTCTCCAATGTGAACAGTCTGATTACTATTGATAGTTGGCTGAAAAACAAATTTGATGAATCACTTGTGGCATGTGAAGACTGGCAGTGGGCCAAGATGGCTGTTGATTGTGGAGGGGTGATTGCCTATCAGCCAGGGGCAGCAGTTTATCATTCACACCTCGATAGTTATGCGAGTTATTTTACTCGACTTCGCCGAGAAGCAATGGGGGCCAGGAAGATAGATCCAATTTCTCATCCTCCACTAAGGCGACAGGAATGCTGGCATTTGGTGAAGTATGCCTTTCTAGATTATCTGAGACGCAGCAAACAGCGAAGATCACTTGTCGACATACACTGGGATATCTTTCGCTATAAGGTAGTCGCAACGCTGGCTACTTATAAAGGACGAAAAGATGCGAGAGTCTGA
- a CDS encoding alkaline phosphatase family protein: MRESDQKVLFLLLDAFRHDYINSVDTPFLYSKISQGVYAKKLKSVAGFTQRTAIYTGTTGVESGMFTMFTFDSARSPFRFLQGSAKLRKFSSGRRWWDALPAWPGFGLLREILNRCFQNRLVSFREWIAKEAKNYAAHAPLAQIPLYLLPEIGVSEDNLPVYLPGAFKQESIFDVFQQTGILYEYLMYPVIDCQDDDVLEAFIQKRESASHILLGQFSDSDMIVHHCGPDSYERRKVAGEIDRKLREIAASYGNNTTWIIVGDHGMTEVKEEIDVPALLAPIESRLNVEMGRDYLLFLDSTMARFRWKSEAGKLFLDEVKKQEQLLKKGFFIDEKLANEYSIPYPDKRYGDLIWWANNGVLLFPDYFHDRHTHVKGMHGYRSDHDDMKGFFLAFGPEIQPRVIEEVNLIDVCPSICAAVAVRSTESNRGTCLLVS, encoded by the coding sequence ATGCGAGAGTCTGACCAGAAGGTTCTATTTCTTTTGTTGGACGCCTTTAGGCATGACTACATCAACTCAGTAGACACACCTTTTTTATATTCCAAAATCTCACAGGGTGTATATGCAAAGAAGTTGAAAAGCGTTGCGGGTTTTACTCAGAGAACAGCTATCTACACAGGAACTACTGGTGTGGAAAGTGGAATGTTCACCATGTTCACCTTTGACTCGGCAAGATCTCCATTCCGTTTTTTGCAGGGCTCTGCAAAACTAAGGAAGTTCTCGTCAGGGCGCCGTTGGTGGGATGCACTTCCTGCCTGGCCTGGCTTTGGCTTGCTACGGGAGATCCTGAATCGCTGCTTTCAAAACAGATTGGTAAGTTTTCGGGAGTGGATAGCAAAAGAAGCCAAAAACTACGCGGCGCACGCACCTCTGGCACAAATTCCTCTATATCTGTTGCCAGAAATAGGGGTCTCCGAGGACAACCTTCCCGTCTATCTGCCGGGGGCCTTCAAGCAGGAGAGTATATTTGACGTATTTCAGCAAACAGGCATCCTGTACGAATATCTCATGTATCCGGTTATAGACTGCCAGGATGACGATGTCTTGGAAGCGTTCATTCAAAAAAGGGAGTCAGCCTCACACATCCTGCTCGGCCAATTTTCTGACTCAGACATGATTGTCCACCATTGTGGACCCGATTCATATGAACGTCGCAAAGTAGCAGGCGAAATTGATCGCAAGTTACGTGAAATCGCCGCCAGTTATGGCAATAATACCACTTGGATTATCGTGGGTGACCACGGTATGACCGAGGTAAAGGAAGAGATAGACGTTCCTGCCCTGCTTGCCCCGATTGAAAGCAGATTAAATGTTGAGATGGGCCGGGACTACTTGCTTTTTCTCGATTCAACCATGGCGCGCTTCAGGTGGAAGTCGGAGGCTGGCAAACTCTTTCTTGATGAAGTAAAGAAGCAGGAGCAATTATTAAAGAAGGGCTTTTTCATTGATGAGAAATTGGCCAATGAATATTCTATTCCCTATCCTGATAAACGGTATGGTGATTTGATTTGGTGGGCAAATAATGGCGTGCTGCTTTTCCCGGACTATTTTCACGACCGGCACACCCATGTCAAAGGAATGCATGGATATAGGTCAGACCACGATGACATGAAGGGTTTCTTCCTTGCCTTCGGTCCAGAGATTCAACCAAGGGTAATAGAAGAAGTCAATTTGATTGATGTGTGTCCTTCTATTTGCGCAGCAGTGGCTGTCCGAAGCACGGAAAGTAATAGAGGTACTTGCCTACTGGTGAGCTGA
- a CDS encoding NfeD family protein has protein sequence MPKFTLHNRVDIENDVQEDLNFIVDSIKASNLEYSSIYLIGAFGRGEGTVRFDGSRWRAVNDYDLLVIAPNCERIGPFLQTLAGKLAQSLKVDFVDLGCVQRRSLPFLQCTIQNYDFKYGSKLLAGEDVLGEVPQFRREDIGPYEIVRLICNRAAGLLSAHLPENVSSRQYYANQCMKACIATGDAAVYLVKGYHHLYAARLEMFRSLAAGAKLPFSLPQEAIEAVIAAYEWKLKGLHSKMFSIDKALMKIIISEVYCAITRYCTGKHVFTVAQAERELLKYFKNNKKYGNSVTTAPKIGFLHSINNVFGVKNRTLFSQPFFYCQTPLSRTQFVKEVCQRFWMIPAIFRNMNNPNIPVLIWARFHH, from the coding sequence ATGCCGAAGTTTACGCTCCACAATCGGGTTGATATTGAAAATGACGTACAGGAGGACTTGAATTTTATTGTTGACAGCATCAAAGCGAGTAATCTCGAGTACTCTTCAATATATCTGATCGGAGCGTTTGGTCGCGGCGAAGGTACAGTGAGATTTGATGGCAGTCGCTGGCGTGCTGTTAATGACTATGACTTGCTGGTAATAGCACCAAATTGCGAAAGAATTGGCCCATTTCTGCAAACTCTTGCTGGCAAACTAGCGCAGTCTCTGAAAGTAGACTTTGTAGATCTTGGCTGTGTACAGAGAAGATCACTGCCTTTTCTGCAATGCACCATTCAGAACTATGACTTCAAATATGGCAGTAAGCTGTTGGCGGGTGAGGACGTGCTCGGCGAGGTCCCGCAATTTCGGCGGGAAGACATTGGCCCCTATGAAATAGTGCGGCTCATCTGTAATCGTGCGGCTGGTCTTCTGTCAGCTCATCTGCCGGAGAATGTCAGCTCGCGGCAATATTATGCAAATCAATGCATGAAGGCTTGTATTGCTACGGGTGATGCAGCGGTGTACCTGGTTAAGGGGTATCATCACCTTTACGCAGCTAGACTAGAGATGTTTCGTAGTCTTGCTGCTGGTGCCAAACTTCCTTTTTCCTTGCCGCAAGAAGCGATAGAAGCTGTGATTGCAGCATATGAATGGAAACTGAAAGGACTTCATTCCAAGATGTTTTCTATTGATAAAGCACTGATGAAAATTATTATTAGCGAAGTGTATTGTGCGATTACGAGGTATTGTACTGGTAAGCACGTGTTCACAGTTGCTCAGGCCGAACGAGAACTTCTAAAATACTTTAAAAATAATAAGAAGTACGGCAACAGTGTTACGACAGCACCCAAAATCGGCTTCTTGCATAGTATCAATAATGTTTTTGGAGTAAAAAATCGCACTCTATTTTCACAGCCCTTTTTCTATTGTCAGACACCTTTGTCCAGGACACAATTTGTAAAAGAGGTTTGCCAAAGATTCTGGATGATTCCTGCAATATTTAGAAATATGAATAATCCCAACATTCCAGTATTAATATGGGCTAGATTTCATCACTGA